CCTTTAGCTGATAGAGATGCCATAGATTTGATAGATACGATTTCATATCCTTATATATTTTTTACTAAAAAAAGTGGTCTTAGACCAATAATTGATAATTTATTTGCGCAAATTGGTAAATTGCCTGAAATTGCTTATGAAGTTGAAGAGGATCAGGTAGTTGCAGGACTGGTTTCTAAAAATTTTGGTATAGCAGTGAGTCCTAATATGCCTATGCTTAATTCCATGGACTTAAAAGTTATTCAAATAATAAGTCCCAGTTGGGAGAGGAGGTTTTATCTAGCAGTAGTGAAAGATAAATATTCCACACCGGTAGTTCAACAATTTAAAAATTTTGTTATAGAATATACAAAGTAAAAATACTTAATTTAAAAACTAGCCATGAAAATATAAACTATGGCTAGTTTTCAGATTAACTCTACTTTTTATAAAAGCTTTTTATAGCATTACATACAAAGTCCACTTCCTCTTCTGATATTTCAGGATATATAGGTAGTGCCAGTATTTCTTCACATATTTTTTCTGATACAGGAAAATCTCCCTTCTTATGTCCAAGATAGCTGAAACACTTTTGAAGGTGAAGGGGGATAGGATAGTATATGCTGCAGCCAATTTCTTTCTCTTTTAAATATGCACAGAGTTCGTCTCTTTTTTCTGTGAGTATATTAAATACATAATATACTGGATGTTGATCATTTTTAATTTTAGGAATTTTTATGTAGGGAATACTTTTTAGCCGTTCTTTATACCAGTTGGAGACTATATTACGTTTTGCTATGGAATTGTCAATGTATTTCAATTTAACAAGCAGTAAGGCAGCTTGAATTGTATCAAGTCTTGAATTATAGCCTATGTAATCATAGTGGTATTTTTTGGAGGCTCCATGAACTCTGAACATTTTCACCTTTTCAGCTAAATCAGAGTTATTTGTAATTATCATACCTCCGTCTCCATAACCACCTAATGTCTTAGTGGGAAAGAAAGAAAATACTCCTAAATCTCCTAAGGTACCCGAATGTTTGTAGGTAGTACTGTTATTTCCTTTCCATTTCATACCGAAGGCTTCGGCAGCATCTTCAAGCACACTAAGATTATTTTTTGAAGCTAAATCCATTATTTTATCCATATCTGACATCTGACAAAATAAATGTATAGGTAGTATACCTTTAGTATTTGAATTTATTTTTTCTTCAATCTTATCTGTATCAATATTGAAAGTATCCTCATCTATATCTACAAAAACAGGTTTTGCATTATGCTTAACCAAGCAGGAGGTAGAGGCAAGAAAGGTAAAAGGTGAAGTTATTACCTCTTTACCATTTTTAAAACCTAGTACATCAGAGGATATGACTAAAGCATCTGTACCTGAAGCTACAGAAATAGCATGTTTTGCACCAGTATATTTTTCTATGGCTCTTTCAAGATTTGAAACCTCTTCCCCCAATATAAAGTTTCCTTTTTCTAGAACATTTTTTATGGCCTTGTTGAACTCCTCTTTTTTTTCATTATATTCTCTTTTAGGAGTATAAAAATCAACTTTCATTATTTATTTCACCTTCTCTACTACTTTTATAAGTTCTTTTACCACATATTCAGCATCTTCCGGAAGGAGAGTTGAATAAAGTGGTAGTGTTATTTCATTGGCATATTGTTCATAGGCATTTGGGTAATCCTCTATGGAATATCCAAGGCATTTATATAAGGTAAACATAGGCAGTGGTATAAAGTGAACATTAACTGCTATGCCTTTTTCTGCAAGTGTTTTTATAATTTCATCTCTTTGTTCTTCTTTTAATTCTTTAATCCTGAGTGGATACAGGTGATATGAGGTTTCCATGTTTTTATCTTCTTTAAAAGGAAGTATGGCCCACTCTTTTTGTGATAATATACTTGAATATATTTCAAATATATTTTTGCGCCTTTGAAGCATATTACTATATCTTCTAAGTTGAACTAATCCAAGAGCAGCATTTATGTCTGCCATATTGCATTTATATCCTGCTGTAACTATGTCATATTTCCAGGCACCTGCTTTCATTTTGGATAAGGCATCTTTTGATTGACCATTAAGGGAATTTAATTTTAAATCCTTTAATAAGTTTTCTTTTCCAAATAAGTTATTATTGTTAAAGGTTATAGCGCCCCCTTCTGCTGTAGTCAAATTTTTTACTGCATGAAAGGAAAATACGTGGGCATCTAACTGGCTGCCTACCTTCTTTCCTTTGTATGAAGCTCCAAGGGCATGGGCAGAGTCTGATACGAGCAGTATATCTTCACGATTTTTAAGTTTTAGAATCTGTCTTAGAGCATCGTAGTCCACAGGTACTCCTGCAAAGTCTACAGAAAAAATGGCTTTTGTATTTGGAGTAATTGCATCATATACTTTATCTATATCTATAGAAAAGTCATCCTTTTTTACATCCACCATAATTGGTTTTATACCTCTTTGAATAGATACAGCTGCAGTAGATGTATAGGTATAAGGAGTTGTTATTACATCATCTCCATTTTTAATGTCAAATACTTTTAGTAGTAGTTCCATGCCACAGGTGGCACTTGAAACCGCTGCTGAATAATTTGAACTGCAGTAGTCAGCTAATTTTTTTTCAAATTCAGCAGTTCTAGGTCCAGAGGTTATCCATCCTGATTTTAAAACTTCCGATAGGGCGTCAATTTCGTCCTGGGTAATATCAGGAGGAGAAAAGGGAATTTTTTTATTCATAAATATCAAATCCTTTCTTTGGGTAGTCAACAAGAGTAGTGAACATCCAGGTAATCAAATGCATTAAATCAATTTATTCTTTTGTTCCCTGAAAGAAACCTGTGTCTTTTGTTATATAAATATATCCATTTTTATTTATTTCAGACTTTAAGAAATCTTTAAGATTATGGATTTTATTTTCATCAAATACATTTTTGGTATTTCCTGGCATGGAGAATATGTAGTCCATAAGAGGTTCAATAATTGTCAACTTTAAATTATCATTATATCGTGTTAGTGTTACATTTTTAAACCATGTGGAGATTTTATCCAATCCGTTTTCAAGTTGAAAGCTTTCTGTAAGGTTCCAACTATCTGTAGTTATATTTTGTAAATTAGCACTTTTAA
This genomic interval from Clostridium kluyveri contains the following:
- a CDS encoding DegT/DnrJ/EryC1/StrS family aminotransferase, which translates into the protein MKVDFYTPKREYNEKKEEFNKAIKNVLEKGNFILGEEVSNLERAIEKYTGAKHAISVASGTDALVISSDVLGFKNGKEVITSPFTFLASTSCLVKHNAKPVFVDIDEDTFNIDTDKIEEKINSNTKGILPIHLFCQMSDMDKIMDLASKNNLSVLEDAAEAFGMKWKGNNSTTYKHSGTLGDLGVFSFFPTKTLGGYGDGGMIITNNSDLAEKVKMFRVHGASKKYHYDYIGYNSRLDTIQAALLLVKLKYIDNSIAKRNIVSNWYKERLKSIPYIKIPKIKNDQHPVYYVFNILTEKRDELCAYLKEKEIGCSIYYPIPLHLQKCFSYLGHKKGDFPVSEKICEEILALPIYPEISEEEVDFVCNAIKSFYKK
- a CDS encoding DegT/DnrJ/EryC1/StrS family aminotransferase, which translates into the protein MNKKIPFSPPDITQDEIDALSEVLKSGWITSGPRTAEFEKKLADYCSSNYSAAVSSATCGMELLLKVFDIKNGDDVITTPYTYTSTAAVSIQRGIKPIMVDVKKDDFSIDIDKVYDAITPNTKAIFSVDFAGVPVDYDALRQILKLKNREDILLVSDSAHALGASYKGKKVGSQLDAHVFSFHAVKNLTTAEGGAITFNNNNLFGKENLLKDLKLNSLNGQSKDALSKMKAGAWKYDIVTAGYKCNMADINAALGLVQLRRYSNMLQRRKNIFEIYSSILSQKEWAILPFKEDKNMETSYHLYPLRIKELKEEQRDEIIKTLAEKGIAVNVHFIPLPMFTLYKCLGYSIEDYPNAYEQYANEITLPLYSTLLPEDAEYVVKELIKVVEKVK